From Chryseobacterium gallinarum, one genomic window encodes:
- a CDS encoding AraC family transcriptional regulator, translating to MGLIATLPHIDQHDKSVFVMHEKSEKLIPFHKHTKGQLSYVEGGIAYITIDNRTYVVPARHFFWIPQGMEHILEIGHSATMLRSLYFYAYDDVSDPFYGRLGIYPASELLIQMIKYTEIWDEKHVTSGDENFEFLVALKKILPKTHQQPLPIILPATHNKQMIKIVSYLEWNIGEKHTLANVSSRFGLSERSMSRLFKADMDISFLQYLKTLRIIKAIELLLNTDKSISEIADDVGYSSISAFSDTFHEFTRSRPSDLRKSSTIFRNPAN from the coding sequence ATGGGATTAATCGCTACACTTCCGCATATCGATCAGCATGATAAAAGTGTCTTTGTGATGCACGAAAAATCTGAAAAACTGATCCCGTTCCACAAGCATACCAAAGGTCAGTTAAGTTATGTAGAAGGTGGCATCGCCTATATTACCATTGATAACCGTACTTATGTGGTACCAGCACGGCATTTTTTCTGGATTCCTCAGGGAATGGAACACATCCTTGAAATCGGCCACTCTGCTACCATGCTTCGCTCACTTTATTTCTATGCCTATGATGATGTTTCAGATCCTTTTTATGGCAGATTAGGGATCTATCCTGCATCAGAATTGCTGATTCAGATGATTAAATACACAGAAATATGGGACGAAAAACATGTGACTTCCGGGGATGAAAACTTTGAATTTTTAGTTGCCTTAAAAAAAATTCTCCCCAAAACGCATCAACAGCCTTTACCGATTATTCTCCCTGCCACCCACAACAAGCAGATGATCAAAATAGTTTCTTACCTTGAGTGGAATATCGGCGAAAAGCATACTTTAGCCAATGTAAGCTCCCGGTTCGGATTAAGTGAGCGTTCCATGTCCCGCCTGTTTAAAGCAGATATGGATATTTCTTTTCTTCAGTATCTGAAAACATTGAGGATTATCAAGGCTATCGAACTGCTTCTGAATACGGATAAATCCATCAGTGAAATTGCCGATGATGTCGGTTACAGCTCCATCAGTGCGTTTAGTGACACGTTTCACGAATTTACCCGGTCCAGGCCTTCCGATCTTAGAAAAAGCAGTACAATATTCAGGAATCCTGCCAACTGA
- a CDS encoding SMI1/KNR4 family protein, with product MNPFKIMSIEAIETEILKEKRILQNFPKTVDFPFPDRYKSLVTSIKTSEIASEAILYSSVEAVNENKAFQMPGYWCFAGNGQGDRWFFDPDGNVLFYDHDDEKCS from the coding sequence ATGAATCCATTTAAAATAATGTCGATTGAAGCGATAGAAACAGAAATTTTAAAGGAAAAAAGAATCCTGCAAAACTTTCCAAAAACCGTTGATTTTCCTTTTCCTGACCGGTATAAAAGTCTGGTTACTTCAATAAAAACCAGTGAAATTGCTTCAGAAGCTATTTTATACAGTTCTGTAGAAGCTGTGAATGAAAATAAAGCATTTCAAATGCCGGGCTACTGGTGTTTTGCAGGTAATGGTCAGGGAGATCGTTGGTTTTTTGATCCGGATGGAAATGTTTTGTTTTATGATCATGATGATGAAAAATGCAGCTGA
- a CDS encoding SDR family oxidoreductase — translation MNIQLFSKNALVGAATQGIGAGIATELAKCGANVTVMSRSETKLQDFVSSLPVVHANQKHQYLVADFSDFENYKKVIREYFHNNSIDILVNNTNGPEPGLALDKIPEDYQQAFDLLFKTVCETTLLALPYMIAQNEGRIINVSSLSVKEPIGNLALSNSIRSAVIAWAKTLSNEIAQHNITINNVLTGYFDTERIQNLIQHEAQQTGGSAEAIRKARENKIPMKRLGKPEEYGHLVAFLASEYAAYLTGASIPLDGGLNNTY, via the coding sequence ATGAATATTCAGCTTTTTTCAAAAAATGCATTAGTAGGAGCGGCCACACAAGGGATAGGTGCCGGAATTGCCACTGAACTGGCAAAATGTGGAGCCAATGTAACGGTAATGTCGCGTAGCGAAACAAAACTTCAGGATTTTGTGTCTTCATTGCCTGTTGTTCATGCTAATCAGAAACATCAATATCTTGTAGCTGACTTTTCTGATTTTGAAAACTATAAAAAAGTGATTCGTGAATATTTTCATAATAACTCCATAGATATTCTGGTCAACAATACCAATGGGCCCGAGCCGGGACTGGCATTAGATAAAATACCGGAGGATTATCAACAGGCATTTGACCTCCTTTTTAAGACCGTCTGTGAAACCACCCTCCTGGCTTTGCCTTATATGATCGCACAAAATGAGGGACGGATTATCAATGTTTCTTCTCTGTCAGTCAAAGAGCCTATAGGCAATCTGGCACTATCCAATTCCATTCGTTCAGCAGTAATCGCGTGGGCAAAAACACTGTCTAATGAAATAGCACAACATAATATTACCATTAATAATGTTCTGACCGGCTATTTTGATACGGAAAGAATACAAAACCTGATTCAGCATGAAGCTCAACAAACCGGAGGATCTGCTGAAGCCATCAGGAAAGCCAGGGAAAATAAAATTCCGATGAAAAGATTAGGAAAACCTGAAGAGTATGGACATCTTGTAGCTTTTCTGGCCTCGGAATATGCCGCCTATCTTACCGGAGCAAGTATTCCTCTGGATGGAGGCCTGAATAATACCTATTAA